In one window of Frigoriglobus tundricola DNA:
- a CDS encoding response regulator, whose amino-acid sequence MPRLLLVEDEVVNRDLFRRRLERKGYVVVTAEDGLRAVALTRSEMPDLVLMDLGLPDIDGWEATRRIKADPATAAVPVVVLSAHATTDARNKAFAAGCEEFETKPVNWEALFKKIEEALARARERAAARAAPPADEIDFGGTAGPDPMAVTAVLRKGQRTLAGDARPDAGDVCVVQPKRILVVEDNEPNRVLLCRRLNGRGFLTTEAADGRRALELVAKTRFDLVLCDVMMPGVDGYEVLRAMKADPDLRAIPVIMVSARDDTAGVVQCIEMGAEDYLQKPYDPVLLHARVNACLDKRRLRDQEVAYLRGVADLTRAAEHVEKGTFDPGLLAEVAARGDALGTLARVFAKMAHEVQGRERQLRADVQKLATATGDRREVAPKPGDTLILPRPPK is encoded by the coding sequence ATGCCCCGACTGTTGCTGGTCGAAGACGAAGTGGTGAACCGCGACCTGTTCCGGCGGCGGCTGGAGCGGAAGGGGTACGTCGTCGTCACGGCGGAGGACGGGCTCCGGGCCGTGGCGCTGACGCGGAGCGAGATGCCCGACCTCGTGCTGATGGACCTGGGCCTGCCGGACATCGACGGGTGGGAGGCCACGCGGCGGATCAAGGCCGACCCCGCGACCGCGGCGGTCCCGGTGGTCGTGCTCTCGGCGCACGCCACCACCGACGCGCGGAACAAGGCGTTCGCGGCGGGGTGCGAGGAGTTCGAGACGAAACCGGTGAACTGGGAGGCGCTGTTCAAGAAGATCGAGGAGGCGCTCGCCCGGGCGCGCGAGCGGGCCGCGGCCCGGGCCGCCCCGCCGGCCGACGAGATCGACTTTGGCGGGACGGCCGGGCCGGACCCGATGGCCGTGACCGCCGTACTCCGCAAGGGCCAGCGCACGCTGGCGGGCGACGCGCGGCCGGACGCGGGCGACGTGTGCGTCGTGCAGCCGAAGCGGATCCTGGTGGTCGAGGACAACGAGCCGAACCGCGTGCTCCTGTGCCGGCGGCTGAACGGCCGCGGGTTCCTGACCACCGAGGCCGCGGACGGCCGACGGGCGCTCGAACTGGTCGCGAAGACCCGGTTCGACCTCGTGCTGTGCGACGTCATGATGCCCGGCGTGGACGGCTACGAGGTGCTGAGGGCCATGAAGGCCGACCCGGACCTGCGGGCGATCCCGGTAATCATGGTTTCCGCGCGGGACGACACGGCGGGGGTGGTGCAGTGCATCGAGATGGGCGCGGAGGACTACCTCCAGAAGCCCTACGACCCGGTGCTCCTACACGCCCGCGTGAACGCGTGCCTCGACAAGCGCCGGCTCCGCGACCAGGAGGTCGCGTACTTGCGCGGGGTGGCCGACCTGACCCGGGCGGCGGAACACGTCGAAAAGGGGACGTTCGACCCGGGGCTCCTGGCCGAGGTCGCCGCCCGGGGCGACGCGCTGGGCACGCTGGCCCGCGTGTTCGCGAAGATGGCGCACGAGGTGCAGGGCCGCGAGCGGCAGTTGCGGGCCGACGTGCAGAAACTCGCCACGGCCACGGGGGACCGCCGCGAGGTCGCGCCGAAGCCGGGGGACACACTCATCCTGCCGCGTCCGCCCAAATAA
- a CDS encoding alpha-2-macroglobulin family protein codes for MRWTCSLSTRSSRPVARRAGLHGLSTRSSRPVARKAGLHGLSRGLAVLTAGLLCVSLVTALVAAKPERADPPPAPPPKVAKPREVVPLFAITEPATNAPALIVLPDECGVRGWVAGEKSYAGAKVTITAGQMEFEATVGADNTFHWAHTSEKPQPLAFSLATGTGKRLTARTTLPARPEGTRRTAFVITDRSAYRPGHTLKFVAYVHDTVDGIDFKPVADREYTVDVTSETRGTRAARLKLRSDAAGRLTGQYTFTDADALDHYRIAVAPPDEAAALAGGARVLLGEYRKTKVGMKLRGEVKDGKLLVTFDARDYLDRPVKGTSASWSAVVTKAAEVNKLALDPAAFVIAETGPPSADDFSALPDDERLLTLANGVSAASFAGFGARTVATREGTAEFAGDGPGSVNIDLLPEWLRGQHSVALTAAFVDETGRENRAVGTFPLTPVGEKAIAIAAPKEVYRTGENVPVTVTPVNLGARDAYATTVVVVELEAASSALWLAPQYSDEDGELAEHTRIPPLGAGKPKKKPAADGWKSLPVFDPVKRKVLTAVPVVNGRAEVDLKHPGAYKLLAVTRLADGTTLQAETGVVVKAPAKMPGVVLQLDARELSAGGHLTGTVHTRFAGAKMLLTLRDSGGVKLAKPLTAGANGTVRVDEVLPPNLRYGCSVCVQYPESAANVFADQHDLFVAPTDRTLTVSTTAPDTVGPGADVRLNFRVNREEEVDLVVSVFDESLLGVSGDLSGNIRDFYLADARGQGRAARDLAATRLGNVRIADLVLEAEAVLKDPDALAKEPGLKHRLETLTKDWKDEGKVKWMGMVTLVRLARLEVYLAGGACSDLFWEVPKSARLGDLFHLDTLDNGGPARLSATVIDNVVLIALAHHNGQDPWALHRGHFYPNGYAFGGYQFQGFNGFGSQFGQFGGFGNLGAQFGIQGGVWNMGFSGGGFGGGFGGGGFGGGGFGGRGFGFGGGVPSVAGIQGSFSHPGGNMGFSQPFVGGQMGMSFGFNRDFGAGPPLPALGVGNDVVRRDFADSAFWTAALRTDKTGRATAAFKVPDSLTNWRVQVTAVSPKMHVGSATSRFKTTRPIMIWPMLPRTFAEGDVVRVFGTVHNLTDREQNVRVHLKAENGAVLSAGEQVVTVPANGNVPAYWTYRAGKPGTTDLLMSATCAAGSDASLKKLPVVASTVPERVTVSGLVGKDDLKLTMPAGFDPKTAQVTVTVAPTLAADLADTLPYLVEYPYGCVEQTMSRFLPALRVGLILKQSGISTIKQLEEKLPKVVEAGQKRLIELQQPDGGWAWQGSGQTHEMMTPYAMFGLLAAEEAGYPCPNPGTIDRGMGRLRQYLDQSAGLWDLTIKQGWDAALAKPNGGRDTDVNDALFCLWVAALDADRLKKQGTNLNAWFARIDKTVGRAEMSDTGHALALELAAKHGQKPLADKLAAELRKRAQKAGDRVFWTKAGFSRWADNTTEVTATVMKALVAQDPKDPLIPGALAYFHSTKRGDRWDSTKDTACVLYALCDYLVAVRAGPAAAGSVKIALNGTGAGAVTLDSAASKSVRFAGTDLKAGGNTFRVTGAEASGGALVHVTVSFTRTGGTRTPARDHGVMVTRTVTLRGADGQWTELKSGASVPVGSYLKVNVTAVPRVGSLQYFLIESPKPAGCETISADERRFPAAQNAQGHVLREDREAMSCFHYESAASATAEFVVLAEFAGDFTLPPARGEQMYQPTSGGHSDSFLLKVTPKK; via the coding sequence ATGCGGTGGACGTGTTCTCTCTCCACTCGTTCCTCGCGACCTGTCGCCCGCAGAGCCGGGCTTCACGGCCTCTCCACTCGTTCCTCGCGACCTGTCGCCCGCAAAGCCGGGCTTCACGGTCTCTCCAGGGGACTGGCGGTCCTAACCGCGGGCCTGCTGTGCGTTTCACTCGTCACGGCGCTCGTCGCCGCTAAACCCGAGAGGGCCGACCCGCCGCCCGCCCCGCCGCCGAAGGTCGCGAAGCCGCGCGAAGTCGTACCGCTGTTCGCGATCACGGAACCCGCGACCAACGCCCCGGCCCTCATCGTTCTGCCGGACGAATGCGGCGTCCGCGGGTGGGTTGCCGGTGAAAAGAGCTACGCCGGCGCGAAGGTGACCATCACCGCCGGGCAGATGGAGTTCGAGGCCACCGTCGGGGCGGACAACACGTTTCACTGGGCACACACCTCCGAAAAACCACAGCCGCTCGCGTTCTCTCTCGCGACCGGTACCGGTAAGCGGCTCACCGCCCGGACCACGCTGCCGGCCCGGCCGGAGGGCACACGTCGCACCGCGTTCGTCATCACCGACCGCTCGGCGTACCGCCCCGGCCACACCCTCAAGTTCGTCGCCTACGTTCACGACACCGTTGACGGCATCGATTTCAAACCGGTCGCCGACCGGGAGTACACCGTCGATGTGACGAGCGAGACGCGCGGCACCCGCGCCGCTCGACTGAAGCTCCGGTCCGACGCTGCGGGCCGGCTCACCGGGCAGTACACGTTCACCGACGCCGACGCGCTCGACCACTACCGCATCGCCGTCGCGCCTCCGGACGAAGCGGCCGCCCTCGCGGGCGGCGCCCGCGTGCTTCTCGGCGAGTACCGCAAGACAAAGGTCGGAATGAAACTGAGGGGCGAAGTGAAGGACGGTAAACTGCTCGTCACGTTCGACGCCCGCGACTACCTCGACCGGCCGGTAAAGGGCACGTCGGCTTCGTGGTCGGCCGTGGTCACGAAGGCCGCCGAGGTGAACAAACTGGCGCTCGACCCGGCCGCGTTCGTGATCGCCGAGACCGGCCCGCCGTCGGCCGACGACTTTTCCGCCCTCCCCGACGACGAGCGCCTGCTGACGCTCGCCAACGGCGTGTCCGCGGCGTCGTTCGCCGGCTTCGGGGCACGCACCGTCGCCACCCGCGAGGGCACGGCCGAGTTCGCCGGCGACGGGCCCGGGTCCGTCAACATCGACCTGCTGCCGGAGTGGCTGCGGGGCCAGCATTCCGTGGCGCTCACGGCCGCGTTCGTTGACGAGACGGGCCGCGAGAACCGCGCCGTCGGCACGTTCCCGCTCACCCCCGTCGGCGAGAAGGCGATCGCCATTGCCGCACCGAAAGAGGTGTACCGGACCGGCGAGAACGTGCCGGTGACCGTGACGCCCGTGAACCTCGGCGCGAGGGACGCGTATGCGACGACCGTCGTCGTCGTGGAGCTCGAAGCCGCCTCGTCGGCGCTGTGGCTCGCGCCACAATACAGCGACGAGGACGGCGAACTGGCGGAGCACACACGGATTCCGCCGCTCGGCGCCGGAAAGCCGAAGAAGAAGCCCGCCGCGGACGGCTGGAAGTCGCTCCCCGTGTTCGACCCGGTGAAGCGCAAGGTGCTGACGGCCGTTCCGGTGGTGAACGGTCGAGCGGAAGTCGATCTCAAGCACCCGGGCGCGTACAAGCTGCTCGCGGTTACGCGACTCGCCGACGGTACAACGCTCCAGGCGGAGACCGGCGTCGTAGTGAAGGCACCCGCGAAGATGCCGGGCGTGGTGCTGCAACTCGACGCCCGCGAACTGTCGGCCGGCGGGCACCTGACGGGGACCGTTCACACGCGGTTCGCCGGTGCGAAGATGCTCCTCACGCTCCGCGATTCCGGCGGCGTGAAGCTCGCGAAACCGCTCACCGCCGGAGCAAACGGTACCGTCCGCGTCGACGAGGTGCTCCCACCGAACCTCCGCTACGGCTGCTCCGTGTGCGTGCAGTACCCGGAGTCGGCGGCGAACGTGTTCGCCGACCAGCACGACCTGTTCGTCGCCCCCACCGATCGAACGCTCACCGTCAGCACCACCGCACCGGATACGGTCGGGCCGGGAGCGGACGTGAGGCTCAACTTCCGGGTGAACCGCGAAGAGGAGGTGGATCTGGTCGTGTCGGTGTTCGACGAATCGCTGCTCGGCGTGTCCGGCGATCTCAGCGGCAACATCCGCGACTTCTACCTCGCCGACGCCCGCGGTCAGGGCCGCGCCGCCCGCGACCTCGCCGCCACGCGGTTGGGTAACGTCCGCATCGCGGATCTGGTCCTGGAGGCGGAGGCGGTGCTGAAGGACCCCGACGCGCTCGCGAAAGAGCCGGGGTTGAAACACCGCCTCGAGACGCTCACCAAGGATTGGAAGGACGAGGGAAAAGTGAAGTGGATGGGTATGGTGACGCTCGTTCGGCTGGCGAGATTAGAGGTATACTTGGCCGGCGGCGCGTGTTCCGATCTCTTCTGGGAGGTGCCCAAATCGGCGCGGCTCGGGGACTTGTTTCACCTCGACACCCTCGACAACGGTGGACCGGCCCGCCTGTCGGCCACGGTGATCGACAACGTGGTGCTGATCGCGCTGGCCCATCACAATGGCCAAGACCCGTGGGCACTGCACCGCGGCCACTTCTACCCGAACGGATACGCGTTCGGAGGCTACCAGTTTCAGGGCTTCAATGGGTTCGGCAGCCAGTTCGGGCAATTTGGCGGGTTTGGCAATCTCGGCGCACAGTTCGGCATTCAAGGCGGCGTCTGGAACATGGGCTTCAGTGGCGGCGGCTTTGGCGGCGGCTTTGGCGGCGGCGGCTTTGGTGGCGGCGGCTTTGGTGGCAGGGGGTTCGGGTTCGGCGGCGGCGTGCCGAGCGTGGCCGGAATCCAGGGCAGCTTCTCGCACCCCGGCGGGAACATGGGGTTCTCGCAGCCGTTCGTCGGCGGGCAGATGGGCATGTCGTTCGGGTTCAACCGCGATTTCGGGGCGGGCCCGCCGCTCCCGGCGCTGGGCGTCGGCAACGATGTGGTGCGCCGGGATTTTGCGGACAGCGCGTTCTGGACCGCGGCCCTCCGTACCGACAAGACCGGTCGGGCGACGGCCGCCTTCAAGGTGCCCGACTCGCTCACGAACTGGCGCGTGCAGGTGACCGCGGTCTCGCCGAAGATGCACGTCGGCAGCGCGACGAGCCGGTTCAAGACCACGCGGCCGATCATGATTTGGCCGATGCTCCCGCGGACGTTCGCCGAGGGCGACGTGGTGCGCGTGTTCGGCACCGTCCACAACCTGACCGACCGGGAGCAGAACGTCCGCGTTCACCTGAAGGCCGAAAACGGCGCCGTGCTGTCCGCGGGCGAGCAAGTGGTGACCGTGCCGGCCAACGGCAACGTGCCGGCGTACTGGACGTACCGGGCCGGCAAACCGGGCACGACCGACCTGCTCATGTCCGCGACCTGTGCCGCCGGCAGCGACGCCTCACTCAAGAAGCTCCCGGTGGTGGCGTCAACGGTACCGGAACGCGTCACCGTATCCGGCTTGGTGGGCAAAGACGACCTGAAGCTCACCATGCCGGCGGGCTTCGACCCGAAGACGGCCCAGGTGACGGTGACCGTCGCGCCGACGCTGGCGGCCGACCTCGCGGACACGCTCCCGTACCTCGTCGAGTACCCCTACGGGTGCGTCGAGCAGACCATGAGCCGGTTCCTCCCGGCGCTCCGCGTCGGGCTGATCCTGAAGCAGTCCGGCATCAGCACCATCAAGCAGCTCGAGGAGAAGTTGCCGAAGGTGGTCGAGGCCGGGCAGAAGCGGCTGATCGAGCTCCAGCAGCCCGACGGCGGGTGGGCGTGGCAGGGCAGCGGCCAGACACACGAGATGATGACGCCGTATGCAATGTTCGGGCTGCTCGCGGCGGAAGAGGCCGGTTACCCGTGCCCGAACCCCGGCACCATCGACCGCGGAATGGGCCGACTCAGGCAGTACCTGGACCAATCGGCGGGCCTGTGGGATCTGACCATCAAACAGGGCTGGGACGCGGCCCTCGCGAAGCCGAACGGCGGGCGCGACACCGATGTCAACGACGCGCTGTTCTGTCTGTGGGTCGCCGCGCTGGACGCCGACCGCCTGAAAAAGCAGGGCACCAACCTGAACGCCTGGTTCGCGCGAATCGACAAGACCGTCGGGCGCGCCGAGATGTCGGACACCGGGCACGCCCTGGCTCTCGAACTGGCCGCGAAGCACGGGCAGAAGCCGCTCGCCGACAAACTGGCCGCCGAACTGCGCAAGCGGGCGCAAAAGGCCGGCGACCGCGTGTTCTGGACGAAGGCCGGGTTCTCGCGCTGGGCCGATAACACCACCGAAGTTACGGCCACGGTGATGAAGGCCCTTGTGGCGCAAGACCCGAAAGACCCGCTGATTCCGGGTGCCCTCGCGTACTTCCACAGCACCAAGCGCGGCGACCGGTGGGACTCCACCAAGGACACGGCGTGCGTGCTGTACGCATTGTGCGACTATCTCGTCGCGGTGCGGGCCGGCCCGGCCGCGGCCGGGAGCGTCAAGATCGCCCTCAACGGCACCGGGGCCGGCGCCGTGACGCTCGACTCGGCCGCGTCCAAGAGCGTGAGGTTCGCTGGTACGGATCTGAAGGCCGGAGGGAACACGTTCCGCGTGACGGGCGCCGAGGCGAGCGGCGGCGCGCTGGTCCACGTCACGGTCTCGTTCACCCGCACGGGCGGCACGCGCACGCCGGCCCGCGACCACGGGGTGATGGTGACCCGCACCGTGACCCTGCGTGGCGCCGACGGGCAGTGGACCGAACTCAAGAGCGGGGCGAGCGTGCCCGTCGGGAGCTACCTGAAGGTAAACGTGACCGCCGTGCCACGGGTCGGTTCGCTCCAGTACTTCCTGATCGAGAGCCCGAAGCCGGCCGGGTGCGAGACCATCTCGGCCGACGAGCGGCGGTTCCCGGCGGCCCAAAACGCTCAGGGGCACGTCCTCCGCGAGGACCGCGAGGCGATGTCGTGCTTCCACTACGAGTCGGCCGCGAGCGCGACCGCCGAGTTCGTGGTGCTGGCCGAGTTCGCGGGCGACTTCACCCTCCCGCCGGCCCGGGGCGAACAGATGTACCAGCCCACGAGCGGCGGCCACAGCGACTCGTTCCTGCTGAAAGTGACGCCGAAGAAATAG